One Gossypium hirsutum isolate 1008001.06 chromosome A11, Gossypium_hirsutum_v2.1, whole genome shotgun sequence genomic window carries:
- the LOC107924802 gene encoding fasciclin-like arabinogalactan protein 2 — translation MSPPKAATLFLLFFLLLLSSTTTSNAHNITRLLAKYPQFSTFNHYLTTTHLASQINRRQTITVLALDNTAMSSLLAKHYSLYTLKNIISLHVLVDYFGSKKLHRISKGSTLTSTMFQATGTAPGTSGYVNITNLKGGKVGFGAEDNEGKLDATFVKSIKEIPYNISIVQISHALNSAEAEAPTAAPSQLNLTEIMSKQGCKAFADLLTASGADDKFNENMDAGLTVFCPTDSAVKGFMPKYKNLTASKKVSLLLYHGIPVFMSLQMLKTNNGVMNTLATDGANSYDFSVSNEDEVVSLDTTVVTAKVLGILKEEEPLIVFKINKVLMPKELFKPVVAKEANAPEADAPADSEPADAEDNTNGVQGLGGGRLVMLVLSLWIGILLI, via the exons ATGTCGCCACCAAAAGCCGCCACCCTCTTCCTcctcttcttcctcctcctcctctcttcCACCACCACCTCAAATGCACACAACATCACACGCCTCCTCGCCAAATATCCCCAATTCTCCACCTTCAACCACTACCTCACCACCACTCACCTGGCCTCCCAGATCAACCGACGCCAAACCATAACCGTCCTAGCCCTCGACAACACCGCCATGTCGTCTCTCCTGGCCAAGCATTACTCCCTCTACACCCTCAAGAACATCATCTCCCTCCACGTTCTCGTTGACTACTTCGGTTCCAAGAAGCTTCACCGCATTTCCAAAGGATCAACTTTGACTTCCACCATGTTCCAGGCCACCGGCACCGCCCCTGGAACTTCGGGGTACGTCAACATTACTAACCTTAAAGGCGGAAAAGTTGGGTTCGGGGCTGAAGACAACGAGGGAAAACTCGATGCTACTTTCGTTAAATCCATAAAAGAGATTCCTTACAATATCTCCATTGTGCAAATCAGTCat GCTTTGAATTCAGCTGAAGCTGAAGCACCAACGGCGGCACCAAGCCAGCTTAACCTAACGGAAATCATGTCGAAGCAAGGATGTAAAGCTTTTGCGGATTTGCTGACAGCTTCGGGAGCCGATGACAAATTTAACGAAAACATGGATGCGGGTTTAACGGTGTTTTGCCCGACCGACAGTGCCGTCAAAGGTTTCATGCCCAAATACAAGAATCTGACGGCGTCGAAGAAAGTGTCGCTGCTGTTGTACCATGGGATTCCGGTGTTCATGTCGTTGCAAATGCTGAAGACCAACAATGGAGTTATGAACACGTTGGCAACGGATGGAGCGAACAGCTACGATTTCTCGGTGAGCAACGAAGACGAGGTGGTGTCCTTGGATACGACTGTCGTGACCGCCAAGGTTTTGGGGATTTTGAAAGAGGAAGAGCCGTTGATTGTGTTCAAAATCAATAAGGTGTTGATGCCAAAGGAGCTGTTCAAGCCGGTGGTAGCGAAGGAGGCAAATGCGCCGGAGGCAGATGCACCGGCGGACAGCGAGCCGGCTGATGCGGAAGATAACACTAATGGGGTTCAAGGATTGGGCGGTGGGAGATTGGTAATGTTGGTGTTGAGCTTGTGGATTGGGATATTGTTGATATGA